A genomic region of Enterococcus sp. 12C11_DIV0727 contains the following coding sequences:
- the pth gene encoding aminoacyl-tRNA hydrolase encodes MKMIVGLGNPGSKYQETKHNIGFITVDEIAQRYNATFNKSQFEADIAEFFIGTEKVMLVKPLTFMNESGRSVGPLMTYYGVEEEELIVIYDDLDLEIGKIRLREKGSAGGHNGIKSLIAHLGTNVFPRIKIGIGRPIGSNTVVHHVLTGFPKDKHEEILLAVKNAADAAIYTCEGHTFVDTMNQFNGK; translated from the coding sequence ATGAAAATGATTGTTGGATTAGGCAATCCAGGAAGTAAGTATCAAGAAACAAAACATAATATTGGTTTTATCACGGTAGACGAGATTGCTCAGCGCTACAATGCCACATTTAATAAAAGCCAGTTTGAAGCAGATATTGCTGAGTTTTTTATAGGAACAGAAAAGGTCATGTTGGTCAAACCGCTGACCTTTATGAATGAATCGGGTCGTTCTGTTGGCCCTTTAATGACCTATTACGGTGTTGAAGAGGAAGAATTGATCGTGATTTATGATGACTTGGATTTGGAAATTGGGAAAATTCGGTTACGTGAAAAAGGTAGTGCTGGCGGACATAATGGCATTAAAAGTTTGATTGCACATCTGGGAACAAATGTGTTTCCAAGAATCAAGATTGGCATTGGTCGTCCTATCGGGAGTAACACAGTCGTTCATCACGTACTGACTGGGTTTCCTAAAGACAAGCATGAAGAGATTTTATTAGCCGTGAAAAATGCAGCTGATGCAGCGATTTATACGTGTGAAGGTCATACGTTTGTTGATACGATGAATCAATTTAATGGGAAATAA